ACCTTGCCGCCCGGTGCACCATCGTGACCGTCAGTACCATCCTGACCATCGTGACCGGCGCTGGCCTGGCCCCAGGTGCAACCACCCGGCTGACCGTGCGCACCATCGAGCCCGGCATAACCTGGCCTGCCCTGACCACCACGTACATCCACGGTGAGCGATTCGAAGGTCAGCTTGTGCAGCTTGAGACTGATCTCACGCCCAGGTGTCGCCGGCCGGGTATAGGTACCGGCGGCGCCCTTGGCGCTGATCCAGGCGCCAGGCCCGATATCGGCATCGTCGATGACCAGGCGCAATGGTTGATCGCCAGGCGCCACACCGATACGCGCATCGCGCCCCATGAACAACTGGCCGATACGCAACTCCGTCACGCTTGCCGGCACCATCAGCGTTGCCTGATCCGCCACCTCCAGCCGCTCGAGCTGCAGAGTGCTGCTGGCCACCGGCAAACGCATCAGCGTATTGGACGGTACGCTGATCTGCGTAGCGGCAGATGCAGTCCCCACACTCAGGCACAGCAACAGAACGAAACTACGCATGGGCAGCCTCCTCGAGCACAGCGGCTGCAACGGCATCACGCGGCTGCGCAGCCTTGAACGGGTACAGATGGAAAATGCCGAACAGCAGAATCTGCACACGCTCCAGCCAGGGGTTGGCCCGCGCCGCCACAAGGCTGGAAAACAGCCATAACTGCGCGACGTGCAAGAACGCCAGAAAACCCGCCAGCAGGTAAACGAGCTGTTCGAAAGGGGCCTCCAAACGCTTGCTCAAGGCGGCCCCGAAGACCAGCCAGAAGATCAAGGCCAACGCCTTGCCCATTCTCAACAATGCTTTCATCCCCGCCCTCGTGCAGCGCTTTTTCTAGTTAGCGCTGCACGTTACCCCCTCACCACCGGGACTGCCATAGCGACGACAGTTTTTTCATGACTTTGTTTGACGCACGCAAACTCCAGAAGCAGGCTCGAACACGGCCCATTCAGGCCTTGTCACAGAACATCCCCTGGGCACGCGCCTTCCCGTGCGACCGGAGTCGTACATACAAAAAAGCCCGGCCGGTAGAAACCGGTCGGGCCTTTGTGGATAACGCCTTGCCAGGCTTGAGCGAACGCCTTACGGCTGAGCTTCGACCTCGGCTTCTACACGGCGGTTGATGGCACGGCCATCAGCAGTCGCATTGTCGGCAACCGGACGGCTTTCACCGTAACCCACGGCCTGCACGCGACCGGACTCGACGCCATACTGGTTGACCAGCACATCACGCACAGCACTGGCGCGACGCTCGGACAGCCCCTGGTTGTAGGCATCGCTGCCCACGGAGTCAGTGTGACCTTCGACCACAGTGCTGGTTTGCGGGTACTGCTTCATGAAGTCGGCCAGCGCTTTGATATCGCCATAGCTTTCCTGTTTGACCTGCGCCTTGTCGAAGTCGAACTTCACGTCCAGCTCGACACGAACGGCCTCAACCGGTTCGGCGACGGCGACCTCCTCGACCACCACTTCCTCTTCGACGACTGCAACCTGCTGCGCATCGGCACCATGTACCCAGCAATAGGCTGCCGCCATCCCCGCACCGACCAGAGCACCACCGCCGGCCCAGGTAGAACTTTCGATTGCCCCTAACGCCGCACCACCAACGCCGCCTACAGCTGCGCAGGTGGGCCAGTCGGTTTTCTGCAAACCGGCACAACCGGTCAGCAGAGTGCTCGCCAGAATCAGGGGTACTGCGTTCCTTGTGATACTCATACTTTAGGTCTCCAATATTCATCGGCCCATAACCGACTCGATAGTAGTAAAGACAGAAGTTGTACAATCCGCCAGCTAGAGTCGCCCCTGCGGATAATTTCCCATCACTCTAGGCCTGATATCGACTCCACGTTAGTCTTTGCAGACTTTTCGAGGAAGTTCGATGACCGCCAACCTTAGCACTCGCACACCACAGCAGGCCATTGCGGCACTGCTTGCCCGCTACAGCCCCGAGAAACTGCTGCTCCTCGGTGCCAGCGAACTCCCCGCAGTCAACGCCTTTAGCGACGCTCACCCGCAGTGTCAGATCACCACTGCACCCGCAGCGCCCCTGGCGCCGGAACTGGCCGCACAGCGTTTCGACCTGGCCCTGCTGGTCGACTGTATGGAGCATTTACCCAAACGCGATGGACTGCAACTGCTGGGCGGCATCCGAAATCTCAACGCCAGCCGCATCGCGGTATTGCTTGACCTGCAGGCAGCTGCCTGGCAAGAAACCGACCTGTTCGCCCTGGCCATGCAGGCCAGCGAGCAATTCCAGCGCGAAGGGCAGACCCTGCATCTGTTCACCTATGATCTGCTCGATTACAAGCAAGTTCCGGACTGGTTGAACGCAAAGTTCTGGGCCAACCCGGAAAATTTCGGCAAGTACTGGTGGTAGAGCGATGAACCCTCTCGACTCCAATTGCCCCTGTGGCAGCGGCAATCCACTGAGCCAGTGCTGCGGCCGTTATCATGCCGGTACCCATGCACCCAGCGCGGAACTGCTAATGCGCTCTCGTTACAGCGCTTATGTGCTGGGCCTGGTGGACTATCTGATAGCCACCACCCTACCCGCCCAACAGCAGGCACTCGACCGTGAGGCCATGGCCGCCTGGAGCGCCCAGAGCACCTGGCTAGGCCTGGAAGTTGAGGGTGGCGAGGTGTTCGGCGGCAAACCGGAGCACGCGCAGGTCACCTTCATTGCCCGCTGGCATGACACACAAGGCGAGCATCGGCATCGCGAATGCTCCGCCTTCGTGCAGGTGGCCGAGCGCTGGTATTTCCTCGACCCGACAGTGCCTCTGAAGGCTGGTCGCAATGATCCCTGCCCCTGCCAGGGTGGGCAGAAATTCAAGAAGTGCTGCGCACCGTATCTGCACGGCTGACGCGCATCACAGATGAAAACGCCGTGACTACCTGCACCACTCACGGCGCTTGCCGGCCTGCTGGACGATCAGTCCAGCAGTTTCAGGTGCGAGGTATCCGGCGCTGGCGCAGGTGTCGAGGACTTGGCCTGGCCCATATCACTGCCGACAGGCGCCAGCGTGAATTGCGACAGGTCCACCGCCGGTGCAGCCGCGTCAGGCCGGGCATCCTGTAGATCGCTGCCCACCGGAGCGATGCCGAAATCCGGTGCATCGACATCGCTGAACGCCGCCATGTATTCATCGCGCGGGGCAACCTGCAGGCGACCGGCCCTGGCCACGGCAGGCGCACTCACCACAGCAGGTGGC
This region of Pseudomonas wenzhouensis genomic DNA includes:
- a CDS encoding collagen-like protein, which encodes MRSFVLLLCLSVGTASAATQISVPSNTLMRLPVASSTLQLERLEVADQATLMVPASVTELRIGQLFMGRDARIGVAPGDQPLRLVIDDADIGPGAWISAKGAAGTYTRPATPGREISLKLHKLTFESLTVDVRGGQGRPGYAGLDGAHGQPGGCTWGQASAGHDGQDGTDGHDGAPGGKVVLEVPHHVEVERMQVLLDGGAGGAAGTAGRPGRGGAAKGCLLYGVDGAADGQPGQPGREGAAGRSGAVQVFRF
- a CDS encoding DUF6231 family protein, producing MTANLSTRTPQQAIAALLARYSPEKLLLLGASELPAVNAFSDAHPQCQITTAPAAPLAPELAAQRFDLALLVDCMEHLPKRDGLQLLGGIRNLNASRIAVLLDLQAAAWQETDLFALAMQASEQFQREGQTLHLFTYDLLDYKQVPDWLNAKFWANPENFGKYWW
- a CDS encoding YchJ family protein — its product is MNPLDSNCPCGSGNPLSQCCGRYHAGTHAPSAELLMRSRYSAYVLGLVDYLIATTLPAQQQALDREAMAAWSAQSTWLGLEVEGGEVFGGKPEHAQVTFIARWHDTQGEHRHRECSAFVQVAERWYFLDPTVPLKAGRNDPCPCQGGQKFKKCCAPYLHG
- a CDS encoding DUF1145 domain-containing protein → MKALLRMGKALALIFWLVFGAALSKRLEAPFEQLVYLLAGFLAFLHVAQLWLFSSLVAARANPWLERVQILLFGIFHLYPFKAAQPRDAVAAAVLEEAAHA